In the Telopea speciosissima isolate NSW1024214 ecotype Mountain lineage chromosome 2, Tspe_v1, whole genome shotgun sequence genome, one interval contains:
- the LOC122652593 gene encoding E3 ubiquitin-protein ligase DIS1, with protein sequence MASATAYIDDMRSKPDVIDLPKSEDMLEICEHSNDPSQHAIKPNVTVASSVRELLECPVCLNAMYPPIHQCSNGHTLCSGCKPRVHNRCPTCRHELGNIRCLALEKVAASLELPCKYQSFGCSGIYPYYSKLKHESHCAFRPYNCPYAGSECTVIGDIPDLVAHLKDDHKVDMHNGSTFNHRYVKSNPHEVENATWMLTVFSCFGQYFCLHFEAFQLGMAPVYIAFLRFMGDDNEAKKYSYSLEVGGNGRKMIWQGVPRSIRDSHRKVRDSFDGLIIQRNMALFFSGGDRKELKLRVTGRIWKEQ encoded by the exons ATGGCTTCTGCAACTGCTTATATTGATGATATGAGGTCCAAGCCTGATGTTATTGATCTTCCTAAAAGTGAAGACATGCTGGAAATTTGTGAACATTCGAATGATCCTTCTCAACATGCTATAAAACCTAATGTGACAGTCGCTAGTAGTGTTCGTGAATTGTTGGAATGTCCAGTATGCTTAAATGCTATGTATCCTCCCATTCATCAG TGCTCAAACGGCCACACATTGTGTTCTGGTTGCAAGCCTAGGGTGCACAACCGCTGCCCCACTTGCCGACATGAACTAGGCAATATAAGATGTCTTGCACTAGAGAAGGTTGCAGCCTCACTTGAACTTCCTTGCAAGTATCAGAGCTTTGGGTGCAGTGGCATATACCCTTACTATAGCAAGCTAAAGCATGAATCACATTGTGCATTTAGACCCTACAACTGTCCATATGCTGGTTCAGAGTGCACTGTCATTGGTGATATCCCCGATCTGGTGGCCCACCTGAAAGATGATCACAAAGTGGACATGCACAATGGCAGTACTTTCAACCATCGCTACGTAAAATCTAATCCACACGAAGTAGAGAACGCCACATGGATGTTAACG GTTTTCAGTTGCTTTGGCCAGTATTTCTGTCTGCACTTTGAGGCATTCCAGCTTGGTATGGCACCAGTGTATATAGCATTCTTGCGGTTTATGGGTGATGACAATGAAGCCAAGAAGTACAGTTACAGTCTTGAAGTGGGCGGTAATGGGAGGAAGATGATATGGCAAGGAGTTCCTAGAAGCATAAGGGACAGTCATAGGAAGGTGCGTGACAGTTTTGATGGCCTCATTATCCAACGCAACATGGCTCTCTTCTTCTCAGGTGGAGACAGGAAGGAGTTGAAGCTGAGGGTGACTGGGAGGATTTGGAAAGAACAATGA